A genomic segment from Nitrosopumilus sp. K4 encodes:
- a CDS encoding SIMPL domain-containing protein — protein MNKQVTLPAIAGLILVFAFAVNLTLAENQAEAETTPFPSREKVISVTGTATASVEPDLLVVTFGMETQEKTAKEALSKNSASMNSVVDAITSLGISSDELSTSRLSIYPVYDNYRDPQTERYTQELVGYRVTNTLTVETTQLGKAADIIDNAVSSGANRVDNVAFTLSPQKQIDVKDDLLGKAVINAKKKAENALAPLNHKIIGVKAVTLSEFGMPPPIPMYATAIAEDASFKSSTPVFSSDQDISTTASVIFLIGSN, from the coding sequence ATGAACAAACAAGTGACACTGCCAGCAATTGCAGGACTAATTCTAGTATTTGCCTTTGCTGTAAATCTAACACTTGCAGAAAACCAAGCAGAAGCAGAGACTACTCCTTTTCCATCAAGGGAAAAAGTAATCTCTGTTACTGGTACTGCAACTGCATCTGTTGAGCCAGATTTGTTAGTGGTTACATTTGGAATGGAAACCCAAGAAAAGACTGCAAAAGAAGCATTAAGCAAAAACTCTGCTTCAATGAACTCTGTTGTTGATGCAATCACATCTCTTGGGATCTCCTCAGATGAACTTAGCACATCAAGACTCAGCATATATCCCGTCTATGACAACTACAGGGATCCACAAACTGAAAGATACACACAAGAACTTGTCGGATATCGTGTAACAAACACCCTCACTGTCGAAACTACTCAACTTGGCAAGGCTGCAGACATTATAGATAATGCTGTATCTTCTGGTGCAAACAGGGTTGACAATGTTGCATTTACACTGTCTCCGCAAAAGCAAATTGATGTAAAAGATGATCTTTTAGGAAAAGCAGTAATCAATGCAAAAAAGAAAGCCGAAAATGCACTTGCACCACTAAACCACAAAATCATTGGTGTAAAAGCAGTTACTCTTTCTGAGTTTGGCATGCCTCCACCAATTCCGATGTATGCCACTGCAATTGCTGAAGACGCATCATTCAAATCATCAACTCCTGTCTTTTCATCTGACCAAGACATCTCAACTACTGCAAGTGTAATCTTCTTGATTGGAAGCAACTAG
- a CDS encoding DNA repair helicase — translation MGLREINLLEEYRSDRNDIVAEFFFPCLSNCIEYDRCVDLISIQTLTTIAMAFDNFTSGKAKLRMICGHRFKISDLNVLTKVFSEKYTKGFEGVLIKDTKIQKLQDFVNNNQIELKVAIPNSEQIADSFSERIGIFIDNNDDAVAFTGTSRESFSTQTRDFESVDVFTSWNDKSRVDRKIKDFEELWSNNTKQIDVYDFMYAEENNLLKYSSEWALHI, via the coding sequence TTGGGATTAAGAGAGATCAACCTACTTGAAGAGTATCGTTCAGACAGAAACGACATTGTTGCAGAATTTTTCTTTCCGTGTCTTAGCAATTGTATTGAGTACGACAGATGCGTGGATTTGATATCAATTCAGACTTTGACTACAATTGCCATGGCATTTGATAATTTTACATCAGGCAAGGCCAAATTAAGAATGATTTGCGGTCACAGATTCAAGATTTCAGACCTGAATGTGCTAACCAAAGTATTTTCAGAAAAATATACCAAAGGATTTGAAGGAGTCCTCATCAAAGATACCAAAATCCAAAAGCTCCAAGACTTTGTAAACAACAACCAGATAGAGCTAAAGGTGGCAATTCCCAACTCAGAACAAATTGCAGATTCTTTTTCTGAAAGGATCGGGATATTTATTGACAACAATGATGATGCGGTTGCGTTTACTGGAACATCTAGAGAATCATTTTCAACGCAAACAAGAGATTTTGAATCAGTAGATGTATTTACATCGTGGAATGACAAATCAAGAGTAGACAGAAAAATCAAAGACTTTGAAGAATTGTGGTCAAACAACACCAAGCAAATAGATGTCTACGATTTCATGTATGCTGAGGAAAACAATCTGTTAAAGTACTCCTCAGAGTGGGCATTACATATTTAG
- the endA gene encoding tRNA-intron lyase, which translates to MEETPVVEGQLIFDQACITNKNMIHELELKGYGDLENEKLFLKSFETLFLLYSDKLILKKSKKKIDFDTMMGICQKQDDQTLTKFLIYRDLRNRGYVVKDGFGFGSDFRVYERGQFGEKGAKFLIFGLNEGQQEKMGNLQKKIEQITQMGKEPVIAVIERRGEVIYYKINRMDFLENKSRLEESFQI; encoded by the coding sequence ATGGAAGAAACGCCTGTTGTTGAAGGTCAACTGATATTTGATCAGGCATGTATCACTAACAAGAATATGATCCATGAGTTAGAGCTAAAAGGATATGGTGACCTGGAAAATGAAAAATTATTCTTAAAATCATTTGAGACATTATTTCTTTTGTATTCTGATAAATTAATTCTCAAAAAGTCAAAAAAGAAAATTGATTTTGATACCATGATGGGGATTTGTCAAAAACAAGATGATCAAACTCTTACAAAATTCCTGATATACCGAGATCTACGAAACCGAGGATATGTTGTCAAAGATGGATTTGGGTTTGGTTCTGATTTTCGTGTATATGAACGAGGACAGTTTGGTGAAAAAGGTGCAAAATTTCTGATTTTTGGATTAAATGAAGGGCAACAAGAAAAGATGGGAAACCTCCAGAAAAAAATTGAACAAATTACCCAAATGGGAAAAGAACCTGTAATTGCAGTTATTGAAAGAAGAGGTGAAGTGATTTACTATAAGATTAACAGAATGGACTTTCTTGAAAACAAATCTAGATTGGAGGAATCCTTTCAGATCTAA
- a CDS encoding 50S ribosomal protein L16 — MHGANYRDGTGQPFTRKKYIKGKPQIKIAKFQGGKRGNYQYCVQLLINEKIQLRHMAIESCRLAANKTLEKTTGESGYYSRLRIYPHNLLRENKMIAAAGADRLQEGMRRAWGKATSLGARVRQGQCIMELYVNSDAHVDAAKKALKGACVKLPGTPTIKVVDWKGKPSP; from the coding sequence ATGCATGGAGCAAATTACAGAGACGGTACGGGACAACCATTTACCAGAAAAAAGTACATCAAAGGTAAACCACAGATAAAAATTGCAAAATTCCAAGGTGGTAAGAGAGGTAATTACCAGTATTGCGTACAGTTACTCATCAATGAGAAAATTCAGCTTCGCCATATGGCAATTGAATCATGCAGACTAGCAGCCAATAAAACATTAGAAAAAACAACTGGTGAATCTGGTTATTATTCAAGATTGAGAATATATCCACATAATCTTCTTAGAGAAAACAAAATGATTGCTGCTGCAGGTGCAGATAGACTTCAAGAAGGAATGAGAAGGGCATGGGGCAAGGCAACAAGTTTGGGTGCAAGAGTAAGACAAGGACAATGCATTATGGAATTGTATGTAAACTCCGATGCACATGTGGATGCAGCAAAGAAAGCTCTCAAAGGAGCATGTGTGAAACTACCAGGAACACCAACAATCAAAGTGGTAGACTGGAAAGGCAAACCATCACCATAG
- a CDS encoding cation:proton antiporter, which translates to MQNSALQIDSSGIQSSLNNTVSSLIEQITPELPHTTFVTDLAFIMIIGAVVTLAFFKIRQPLIIGYLFAGMLIGPLSPLWSWILPEGGPQSDVLEGVGILSDISALNLFSEIGVILLLFVIGIEFPYAKIRSIGREAVGVGTIGLFATLGAVFYAASAFGLNFMDSLFIAAALSISSTAIIVKILEEMGKIKTESSILVLGILIVEDVIAVILISSLQSIALVGSVSIESIVVVVIVATGLIVGTFTVGTRVIPPLIDRVAASEHSEILLLSVLGVCFGYALLANIVGLSVAIGAFLAGVLVAESKSAEVSKLLASPIKDMFVAIFFISVGALMDVSQIENYIFIAIALIAVATGMKFGGNMLGNFIFRQKRGKSLRSAFTLASPRGEFSIVIVKAGVDIGAVSAFLFPLIGIISIVTAFLSPFLIKASDKVVPLLKEKDNE; encoded by the coding sequence ATGCAAAATTCTGCATTGCAGATTGACTCGTCGGGAATTCAAAGCTCTCTTAACAATACCGTATCTAGTTTAATTGAACAAATTACCCCAGAACTTCCTCATACTACTTTCGTAACTGATTTGGCTTTTATCATGATTATAGGTGCTGTTGTGACCTTGGCCTTTTTCAAAATACGACAGCCCTTGATTATTGGCTATCTATTTGCAGGTATGTTGATTGGACCTCTATCTCCATTGTGGTCTTGGATTTTGCCTGAAGGTGGCCCACAGTCTGATGTGCTAGAAGGTGTTGGAATTTTATCTGATATCTCAGCGCTGAATCTCTTCTCTGAAATTGGTGTTATTTTGTTGCTCTTTGTAATTGGTATAGAATTTCCGTATGCAAAAATTAGAAGCATTGGAAGAGAAGCTGTAGGTGTTGGGACAATAGGGTTGTTTGCAACATTAGGTGCTGTATTTTATGCAGCAAGTGCATTCGGACTAAACTTTATGGATTCATTATTTATCGCAGCAGCATTATCCATCTCAAGTACTGCAATTATTGTTAAAATATTAGAAGAAATGGGAAAAATAAAAACAGAATCATCAATTCTTGTTTTGGGAATTTTAATTGTAGAGGACGTGATTGCAGTTATTTTGATCTCATCGTTACAGTCAATTGCTCTTGTAGGAAGTGTATCGATAGAATCAATCGTAGTTGTAGTAATTGTTGCAACTGGATTGATTGTTGGAACATTTACTGTTGGAACTAGGGTGATCCCTCCTCTAATAGACAGAGTTGCAGCATCTGAACACTCTGAAATTTTACTTTTGAGTGTACTTGGGGTGTGCTTTGGCTATGCGCTTTTAGCAAATATTGTAGGGCTGTCTGTTGCAATTGGTGCATTCTTGGCAGGCGTTTTGGTAGCCGAATCAAAATCAGCTGAGGTCTCCAAACTTCTTGCAAGCCCAATAAAGGACATGTTTGTTGCCATCTTCTTTATCTCAGTTGGCGCATTGATGGATGTCTCTCAAATTGAGAATTACATCTTTATCGCTATTGCATTGATTGCTGTGGCAACTGGAATGAAGTTTGGCGGTAACATGCTTGGAAATTTCATCTTCAGGCAAAAAAGGGGAAAATCTCTACGTTCTGCATTTACCCTTGCATCTCCTAGGGGTGAATTCTCAATTGTAATTGTAAAGGCTGGTGTTGATATTGGTGCTGTAAGTGCATTTTTGTTCCCTCTGATAGGTATAATCTCAATAGTTACTGCATTTCTTTCTCCATTTTTAATAAAGGCAAGCGACAAAGTGGTTCCACTTTTAAAAGAAAAAGACAATGAATGA
- a CDS encoding chemotaxis protein → MATKTAKKATSATKKTSTAKKATKREPTPAAVLKKVATVSDSTKALQKEIKVMTKIFGENQKVLVSMKGMIDSLTSALESIQKQSKQINLLEDDTQKLYAGLNQVRSQSNLVSKINDQTAKLQDEITKITELQKSSPKTTDISKQVEDSMSSIRNNSQMIIKIAQRIDEVRDDLRKVSGKTDSFLEISSEIDKLKNSIQEISGKTNQLEISTQVVSSLKDEFGKITDSVNSVSGLNSELDAIKVTIDSISAKASKIDSLGGVIDALKQQFETVSSQANAASNISQESIKDLAGKIDKIETEVGSLSHRADSTAFVGENLKSVQEDFSNFKQNVFDKTNSIEQKISTVNETLKRQDALTAEFHKKSDKIFEEVKSVKNVTNKASSDSSKEMMALLKLSEYQSNIRMLSESKYGESKDLENMASQTADIVNLFDRISIESGEKIPLPHEVRQWAVSKILDCADKWEIRFSDIFSILSNALGRDMLKESIRVQQVRDIYGIRAVDEIRKELNIS, encoded by the coding sequence ATGGCCACTAAAACTGCAAAAAAAGCAACCAGCGCTACAAAAAAAACCAGTACTGCAAAAAAAGCAACCAAAAGAGAACCAACACCAGCTGCAGTTCTTAAAAAAGTGGCAACAGTTTCAGATTCTACCAAAGCATTACAAAAAGAAATCAAAGTAATGACTAAAATTTTTGGTGAAAATCAAAAAGTCCTCGTATCCATGAAAGGTATGATTGATTCTCTAACATCAGCTTTAGAAAGCATACAAAAGCAATCAAAACAAATCAACCTATTAGAAGACGACACCCAGAAGCTATATGCAGGACTGAACCAAGTAAGATCACAATCAAACCTAGTTTCAAAAATTAACGATCAGACAGCCAAACTACAAGATGAAATTACAAAGATTACAGAATTGCAGAAATCATCACCAAAAACTACTGACATATCAAAGCAAGTCGAAGATAGTATGAGCTCCATTAGAAATAACTCCCAGATGATCATAAAGATTGCACAAAGAATCGACGAAGTAAGAGATGATCTAAGAAAAGTATCTGGAAAGACAGATTCATTTTTAGAAATTTCTTCAGAAATTGACAAATTAAAAAACTCCATCCAAGAGATATCAGGAAAAACCAATCAACTGGAAATCAGTACGCAAGTAGTTTCTAGCTTAAAAGATGAATTTGGAAAAATTACAGACAGTGTGAATTCAGTTTCAGGATTAAATTCCGAGCTTGATGCAATCAAGGTCACAATTGATTCAATTTCAGCTAAAGCATCAAAAATCGACTCTCTTGGAGGAGTGATAGATGCACTCAAACAACAGTTTGAGACAGTTTCATCTCAGGCAAATGCTGCAAGCAATATCAGCCAAGAATCGATTAAAGATCTGGCAGGAAAAATAGACAAAATAGAAACAGAAGTGGGCTCTTTGTCACACAGGGCAGATTCAACGGCATTTGTTGGAGAGAACCTAAAGTCAGTTCAAGAAGATTTTTCCAATTTCAAGCAAAACGTATTTGACAAAACAAACAGTATAGAGCAAAAAATTTCTACTGTAAATGAGACGCTAAAAAGACAAGATGCACTAACTGCTGAATTCCACAAGAAATCTGACAAAATATTTGAAGAGGTAAAATCAGTCAAAAATGTCACAAACAAGGCATCTAGTGATTCATCAAAAGAGATGATGGCGCTTCTAAAACTTTCAGAGTATCAATCTAACATCAGAATGCTTTCTGAGTCAAAGTATGGAGAGTCAAAGGATCTTGAAAACATGGCATCACAAACTGCAGATATTGTTAATTTGTTTGATAGAATATCAATAGAGTCTGGAGAAAAGATTCCATTACCACATGAAGTAAGACAATGGGCGGTAAGTAAAATTTTAGATTGTGCAGACAAGTGGGAGATAAGATTCAGCGATATTTTCTCAATTCTCTCAAATGCGCTTGGAAGAGATATGCTAAAAGAATCAATAAGAGTTCAACAAGTAAGAGACATTTACGGAATCAGAGCAGTAGATGAAATAAGAAAGGAACTGAATATTTCTTAG
- a CDS encoding cellulose synthase family protein, which yields MALNPFTQFIFDLFILSAIIITAYTCNFYYLAYLSGKRKDALLTSEHGTPSVTIQLPIYNEKYVAKRLIDAVCDLDYPKEKMRIMVLDDSDDDTVELLGNTVNDYKEKGFRIEHVRRGTRKGYKAGALKYAMQTTDTDYVAIFDADFIPPNWFLKRAIPHFSKSNIGLVQCRWGHVNENYSAITQAQALSLDFHFLIEQKAKSNSHLFMNFNGTAGIWKRECIEDAGGWHTATLVEDLDLSYRAQMKGWKCVFLPDIIVNAELPVQMNAAKRQQFRWAKGSIQCAIKLLTDIAIKRKVAIEAKVQAFIQLTRHIVYPLMLVQFLALPILLASHMNLYVVSFIPALTIATYLAMGPGAYIMIIQSMYQKSWKSKAKILPALLVYNAGMSVNNSVAVFDAVLGKKNEFLRTPKYGILKTKDDWKTNAYNLPFSQVTLLELFFGVYGIIGIFVAIFSNNPIFVPIIGLQTVGFFYIAYMSLSHTRFKRNKSSEQRILSKSEKMANTVYKLSMIGILAIIVFGAVMAFNGYNTDIYPLDRMRGHLDGIIGSSDPVAIQNHLNAINADMAIVLDNLPDNNKNPVWIFPTESTNFLRIQADVDYLVTSIQKISAIPKDSSAYHTGMMDISDRALLIKTNLMDATPYMYVSISNVLLSTIWIAAIIGIFAALKRKKEQLKEADETGV from the coding sequence ATGGCACTAAACCCTTTCACACAATTTATCTTCGATCTGTTTATTCTATCAGCTATTATCATAACTGCATACACTTGCAATTTTTACTATCTTGCATATCTTTCAGGAAAACGAAAAGATGCCCTGCTTACTTCTGAACATGGAACTCCATCAGTAACAATCCAACTGCCAATTTACAATGAAAAGTATGTTGCAAAAAGATTGATTGATGCAGTATGTGATTTGGATTATCCTAAAGAAAAAATGCGAATTATGGTTTTAGATGATTCAGATGATGATACTGTCGAGTTATTGGGAAATACTGTAAATGATTACAAGGAAAAAGGATTTCGAATTGAGCATGTTAGACGAGGTACCAGAAAAGGATACAAAGCAGGTGCTCTCAAATATGCAATGCAGACAACTGACACTGATTATGTTGCAATTTTTGATGCTGATTTTATTCCTCCAAACTGGTTTTTAAAACGAGCAATTCCACACTTTTCAAAATCAAACATTGGGCTTGTTCAATGTCGCTGGGGACACGTTAATGAAAACTATTCGGCGATTACTCAAGCACAGGCACTCAGTCTTGACTTTCACTTTTTGATTGAACAAAAAGCAAAAAGCAATTCTCATTTGTTTATGAACTTTAATGGAACGGCAGGAATTTGGAAAAGAGAATGCATTGAAGATGCTGGTGGCTGGCATACTGCAACATTAGTTGAAGATCTGGACTTGAGTTATCGTGCACAAATGAAGGGATGGAAATGTGTCTTTTTGCCAGACATTATAGTTAACGCAGAACTTCCGGTTCAGATGAATGCTGCAAAACGCCAGCAGTTTCGCTGGGCAAAAGGCTCAATCCAATGTGCGATAAAACTACTAACTGATATTGCAATCAAACGCAAAGTTGCAATTGAGGCCAAAGTTCAGGCATTCATTCAGCTAACTAGACATATCGTGTATCCTTTAATGTTGGTTCAATTTCTTGCCTTGCCGATTCTTTTGGCATCTCACATGAATCTTTATGTTGTAAGCTTTATCCCTGCATTGACAATTGCAACATATCTTGCAATGGGACCTGGTGCATACATCATGATTATACAAAGCATGTATCAAAAGTCGTGGAAATCAAAGGCAAAGATACTTCCTGCATTGTTGGTTTACAATGCGGGCATGTCTGTAAACAATAGTGTTGCAGTGTTTGATGCAGTGCTTGGAAAGAAAAATGAATTTCTTAGAACTCCGAAATATGGAATTTTAAAGACAAAAGATGACTGGAAAACAAATGCCTACAACCTGCCTTTCTCTCAGGTGACTTTGCTGGAGTTGTTCTTTGGAGTTTATGGAATAATTGGAATATTTGTTGCAATTTTCTCAAACAATCCTATTTTTGTTCCCATAATTGGGCTGCAAACAGTTGGATTCTTTTACATTGCATACATGAGCCTGTCACACACGAGATTTAAAAGAAATAAATCAAGTGAACAAAGAATTCTATCTAAGAGCGAAAAGATGGCAAACACCGTTTACAAACTATCTATGATTGGAATATTGGCAATTATTGTATTTGGTGCAGTGATGGCATTTAATGGATATAACACTGACATTTATCCTCTAGATAGGATGAGAGGACACCTTGATGGAATAATTGGCTCCTCTGATCCTGTAGCAATCCAAAACCATCTCAATGCAATTAATGCAGACATGGCAATTGTTCTAGATAACTTGCCTGATAATAACAAAAACCCTGTTTGGATTTTTCCTACTGAATCTACAAACTTTTTGAGAATCCAAGCAGATGTTGATTATCTTGTAACTAGTATTCAAAAGATTTCTGCTATTCCAAAGGACAGCTCTGCATACCACACTGGAATGATGGATATTAGCGATAGGGCCCTTTTGATTAAAACGAACTTGATGGATGCAACTCCGTACATGTATGTCAGCATCTCAAATGTTCTTCTTAGTACAATCTGGATTGCAGCAATTATTGGAATATTTGCAGCACTAAAGAGAAAGAAAGAACAACTAAAAGAAGCAGACGAAACTGGTGTCTAA
- a CDS encoding 4Fe-4S binding protein — protein sequence MSLLLKDRVWSMEAPTAKRGVYPLHGFKLGLYRLPIKLEDPNEIKSVHEGLKKAFEMDAYADRIFATYRWKEQNMDDPDAKGYEEVELSVTVEVVTGEVVDIIYQIFPIEKFGDPNWVKDYRKKADHFAKMVIDTILRNTILADKMISYLAKAEKLDQSQAIKRLEELTPLAKIVLGAKPKPTEATDEEIEEDEGEIEVPDGAKPGPIDVDYKSKMKPSAPYTANDHTIKTWGRRGSNNAILGVWGEFVSVDYDICVADGACIEACPVGVYEWFDTPGNPASEKKPLMSKEPDCIFCLACEGVCPPQAIKIFEQK from the coding sequence ATGTCGTTACTTCTCAAAGATCGAGTTTGGTCTATGGAGGCACCAACTGCAAAGAGGGGTGTTTATCCTTTACATGGTTTCAAGCTTGGATTGTACAGACTGCCAATCAAACTTGAAGACCCAAATGAAATCAAATCAGTTCATGAGGGGTTAAAGAAAGCCTTTGAGATGGATGCATATGCAGACAGAATTTTTGCAACATATCGTTGGAAGGAACAAAACATGGATGATCCTGATGCAAAAGGATACGAAGAAGTTGAACTCTCTGTAACTGTTGAAGTTGTTACAGGAGAAGTTGTTGATATTATTTATCAAATTTTCCCAATTGAAAAGTTTGGAGATCCAAATTGGGTTAAAGATTACAGAAAGAAAGCAGACCATTTTGCAAAAATGGTAATTGATACTATACTGAGAAACACAATTCTTGCTGACAAGATGATATCCTATCTTGCAAAAGCAGAAAAACTAGATCAATCTCAAGCAATCAAAAGACTCGAAGAGTTGACTCCTCTTGCAAAGATTGTTCTTGGCGCAAAACCAAAACCAACCGAAGCTACTGATGAAGAAATTGAAGAAGATGAAGGCGAGATTGAAGTTCCAGACGGTGCAAAACCTGGACCAATTGATGTTGATTACAAATCAAAAATGAAACCTTCTGCTCCATACACTGCAAATGATCATACTATCAAAACATGGGGAAGAAGAGGTTCTAACAACGCAATTCTTGGAGTTTGGGGAGAATTCGTTTCAGTGGATTATGATATCTGTGTAGCAGACGGTGCATGTATTGAAGCATGTCCTGTCGGTGTGTACGAATGGTTTGACACTCCAGGAAACCCTGCATCTGAGAAGAAACCATTGATGTCAAAAGAGCCTGATTGTATCTTTTGTCTTGCATGTGAGGGAGTATGTCCACCACAAGCAATCAAGATCTTTGAGCAAAAATAG
- a CDS encoding sulfurtransferase, protein MSYAHPEVLVDTEWVSQNPPNENRKLVEVDYDPVNGYQKGHIKGASLIWWKRDINDPVTRDIINKKQFEELMAKNGIAKDSEVVLYGDFNNWFAAFVFWVFKYYGHENLKIMNGGRKKWELENREYTTEEPQIAPTQYAALPPDDGLRAYLFDVSRALGREDTVMVDVRSPKEFTGEITAPPEYPMEHAQRGGHIPGANNIPWATAVNDADGTFKSVEELKQNYDPKGVTPDKDVICYCRIGERSSHSWFVLKYLLGYPKVRNYDGSWTEWGNMIGNPVEK, encoded by the coding sequence ATGAGTTACGCACATCCTGAAGTGTTAGTTGATACCGAATGGGTATCTCAAAATCCTCCTAATGAAAATAGGAAATTAGTTGAAGTAGATTATGATCCAGTAAATGGATATCAAAAGGGTCACATCAAAGGAGCTAGTCTGATTTGGTGGAAGCGCGACATTAATGATCCTGTTACTAGAGATATCATTAACAAAAAACAATTTGAAGAATTAATGGCTAAAAATGGAATCGCCAAAGATTCTGAAGTGGTTCTTTATGGTGATTTTAACAATTGGTTTGCTGCATTTGTTTTTTGGGTTTTCAAATACTATGGACATGAAAACCTAAAGATTATGAATGGTGGCAGAAAGAAATGGGAATTAGAAAATAGAGAATACACAACTGAAGAACCACAAATTGCACCAACACAATATGCAGCACTTCCTCCTGATGATGGACTTCGTGCATACCTATTTGATGTGAGTCGTGCTCTTGGACGTGAAGATACTGTTATGGTTGATGTACGTTCTCCAAAAGAATTCACAGGAGAAATCACTGCACCGCCAGAATATCCAATGGAGCATGCACAAAGAGGTGGACACATTCCCGGTGCAAACAACATTCCATGGGCAACTGCTGTAAATGATGCTGATGGGACCTTCAAATCAGTTGAAGAACTAAAACAGAATTATGATCCTAAAGGAGTTACCCCTGACAAAGATGTGATTTGTTATTGTAGGATTGGAGAACGTTCTTCTCATAGCTGGTTTGTCCTAAAATATCTTCTAGGATACCCAAAGGTTCGAAACTATGATGGTTCCTGGACTGAATGGGGTAACATGATAGGAAACCCAGTGGAAAAGTAA
- a CDS encoding NAD(+)/NADH kinase: MKLNKVAVVSKVGSKESEAAAKDVAKKFLAKKSKVFTIAPVEVEGAKKMESLEELKKETLDLIVSLGGDGTTLRVFRNMINETPILTINVGGNRGILAEITIDEIDNAIESIQKGKFFLDKRTRVVASCGGKEFPPALNEIYVCRTNLTKTAEIEIKFQNDTVKQKMDGVIIATPSGSTGHSFSLGGPILHESLDVLIITPVAPVYRLESIVVPDEKIEIISSHDCSIVMDAQVVKSAGFGEPIIIKKYKKPAVFIRLKKRGLRQMSKLGF, from the coding sequence TTGAAACTAAACAAAGTTGCAGTGGTATCAAAAGTAGGTTCCAAGGAATCTGAAGCTGCAGCAAAAGATGTTGCAAAAAAATTTCTAGCAAAAAAATCAAAGGTATTCACTATTGCTCCAGTCGAAGTGGAAGGGGCAAAAAAGATGGAATCCCTAGAAGAATTAAAGAAAGAAACCCTTGATCTTATCGTATCTCTCGGAGGAGACGGCACAACACTTCGAGTCTTTAGAAATATGATTAATGAGACACCGATTCTCACCATAAACGTAGGAGGAAATAGAGGGATCTTAGCGGAGATCACTATTGATGAAATTGACAATGCAATTGAGAGTATTCAAAAAGGCAAGTTCTTTTTGGACAAGAGAACAAGGGTTGTTGCATCATGTGGAGGAAAAGAATTTCCACCAGCATTAAATGAGATTTATGTTTGCAGAACTAATTTAACAAAAACTGCAGAAATCGAAATAAAATTCCAAAATGACACAGTAAAACAAAAAATGGATGGGGTAATCATTGCAACACCAAGTGGTTCAACAGGCCATTCCTTTTCACTTGGAGGTCCAATCCTGCATGAGAGTTTAGATGTTTTAATAATCACGCCAGTTGCTCCAGTTTACAGACTAGAGTCAATTGTTGTTCCTGATGAGAAGATAGAAATTATCTCATCGCATGATTGCAGTATAGTGATGGATGCACAGGTTGTAAAATCTGCAGGATTTGGAGAGCCGATAATTATTAAAAAATACAAAAAACCAGCTGTCTTTATCAGATTAAAGAAGCGTGGTTTAAGACAGATGAGTAAACTTGGATTTTAG
- a CDS encoding NOB1 family endonuclease → MDFRILDASAFYAGVPFGSEADCYTTSLVYEEIKHIKKNHDALGTLLETNRLKIMDPDPESTSAAVASAKKTGDYQQLSKQDISVIALCISLNGQIITDDFAITNVAKNIGLKTSPIMTGGIKDVGTWIHYCPGCRTNHTKGKECPMCGTPLKRKLLKDESSVTQ, encoded by the coding sequence TTGGATTTTAGAATTTTAGATGCTAGTGCATTTTATGCAGGGGTTCCATTTGGTTCAGAAGCTGATTGTTATACAACATCGTTAGTCTATGAAGAAATCAAACATATCAAAAAAAATCATGACGCGCTAGGAACTTTGCTTGAAACAAACAGACTAAAAATCATGGATCCTGATCCAGAATCAACAAGTGCTGCAGTTGCATCTGCAAAAAAAACTGGAGATTATCAGCAGTTGTCAAAACAAGACATTTCAGTAATTGCTCTTTGCATAAGTCTTAACGGCCAGATAATCACCGATGATTTTGCAATAACTAATGTTGCAAAAAATATCGGTTTGAAGACATCACCCATCATGACTGGAGGAATAAAAGATGTTGGGACATGGATACATTATTGCCCAGGATGCAGGACAAACCATACCAAAGGAAAAGAATGCCCAATGTGTGGCACTCCGCTAAAGAGAAAACTGCTCAAAGACGAATCTTCAGTTACACAATAA